One genomic window of Candidatus Omnitrophota bacterium includes the following:
- the metK gene encoding methionine adenosyltransferase, whose amino-acid sequence MSKKKFLFTSESVTEGHPDKVCDQVSDAVLDTVLTQDERGRVACETYVTMGLLIIGGEITTTAYVDIHKLCRDLLKNIGYTHPKYGFDYHTCAILNAIHTQSPDIAMGVDAGGAGDQGMMMGYACRETPELMPLPIMLSHGLCRKLADVRKKNILKYLGPDGKAQVTVEYHDGKPGRVTSVVVATQHTEEAVDKKTDLMSDDARREIIEKIAKPVLKNYIDKDTKFYINQTGKFLIGGPQSDTGMTGRKIVVDTYGGSIAHGGGAFSGKDPTKVDRSAAYMCRYIAKNLVGAGIADRLMIQLAYVIGKAEPLSIMVDTYGTGRVSDEKIVGIIRDHFELTPHGIIAELDLRNSDGKRFTKTAAYGHFGREEAGFTWERTDKVKDLKKYVK is encoded by the coding sequence ATGTCGAAGAAGAAATTTCTTTTCACTTCCGAAAGCGTGACCGAGGGCCATCCCGATAAGGTCTGCGACCAGGTATCGGACGCGGTGCTGGATACTGTCTTAACGCAGGACGAGAGGGGAAGGGTCGCGTGCGAAACGTACGTTACCATGGGGCTCCTTATAATAGGGGGAGAGATAACGACGACCGCGTATGTGGATATACATAAACTCTGCCGCGATCTTCTGAAAAACATAGGTTACACCCATCCGAAATACGGTTTCGATTACCATACCTGCGCTATACTTAACGCTATACACACCCAGTCGCCCGATATCGCTATGGGAGTGGACGCCGGAGGAGCGGGGGACCAGGGCATGATGATGGGTTACGCTTGCCGCGAGACGCCGGAGCTTATGCCTCTGCCGATAATGCTTTCGCACGGGCTCTGCAGGAAGCTTGCCGATGTGAGAAAGAAGAATATCCTGAAATATCTCGGGCCCGACGGTAAGGCCCAGGTCACTGTGGAATACCATGACGGAAAACCCGGCCGTGTTACATCGGTCGTAGTGGCGACTCAGCATACAGAGGAAGCCGTGGACAAGAAGACCGACCTGATGTCGGACGACGCCAGGCGCGAGATAATAGAGAAGATCGCCAAACCCGTATTGAAAAACTACATCGATAAAGATACGAAGTTTTATATCAATCAGACCGGCAAGTTCCTGATCGGCGGGCCCCAGTCGGATACGGGCATGACGGGCAGAAAGATAGTCGTCGACACCTACGGCGGATCAATAGCCCACGGTGGAGGAGCGTTCTCCGGCAAGGATCCCACAAAGGTCGACCGTTCGGCGGCCTATATGTGCAGATACATCGCGAAGAACCTCGTTGGCGCGGGTATAGCCGACAGGCTGATGATACAGCTGGCTTATGTCATAGGCAAGGCTGAGCCCCTCTCTATAATGGTAGATACATACGGCACCGGCAGGGTCAGTGACGAAAAGATAGTCGGTATTATCAGGGATCACTTTGAGTTGACGCCTCACGGGATAATTGCTGAGCTCGACCTGCGCAATTCCGACGGCAAACGTTTCACGAAGACAGCGGCGTACGGCCATTTCGGAAGAGAAGAAGCGGGCTTCACATGGGAGAGGACGGACAAGGTTAAGGATCTGAAGAAATACGTTAAATAG
- a CDS encoding nucleotidyltransferase family protein — protein sequence MKIIILAAGYAVRLQPLTLNMPKSLLPVGGRTIIDRILDNARRIEGWDRIYVVTNDRFTGKFDEWLGTVSIKDKISIINDGSTTNDNRLGAIKDMALVIKDNAIDDDVLVVAGDNLFELDLARFMKFARANNGVSVALYDIGSVTLAKNFGVVKIDERNVIVDFEEKPPAPKSSLVSTGIYYFPKNKLPFIQKYVKMHSNLDAPGYYIGWLSKEDKVYGFRFLEDWHDIGNIESYNKADRKYTEKEK from the coding sequence ATGAAAATTATAATCTTAGCCGCAGGCTATGCCGTAAGATTACAGCCGCTCACCCTGAATATGCCGAAATCGCTTCTGCCGGTCGGTGGCAGAACCATTATCGACCGCATACTCGATAATGCCCGCCGTATTGAGGGTTGGGACAGAATTTACGTCGTTACAAATGACAGGTTCACCGGTAAGTTCGATGAATGGCTCGGGACCGTCTCTATCAAAGACAAGATATCGATTATAAACGACGGCTCTACCACTAATGATAACCGCCTGGGCGCCATAAAGGATATGGCTCTTGTCATAAAGGATAATGCTATAGATGACGACGTACTCGTTGTCGCGGGAGATAACCTCTTCGAACTGGACCTGGCGCGCTTCATGAAATTCGCAAGGGCCAATAACGGTGTTTCGGTGGCATTGTATGATATAGGAAGCGTGACTCTCGCTAAAAATTTCGGGGTCGTTAAGATCGATGAGCGCAATGTGATCGTTGATTTTGAGGAGAAACCGCCAGCGCCGAAATCGTCCCTTGTATCGACCGGCATATATTATTTTCCGAAAAATAAACTTCCATTTATTCAGAAATATGTTAAAATGCACTCTAATTTAGATGCGCCGGGCTACTATATAGGCTGGCTGAGCAAAGAAGATAAGGTTTACGGGTTCAGGTTTCTTGAAGACTGGCACGATATAGGAAATATCGAATCTTATAACAAGGCCGATCGTAAATATACAGAAAAGGAGAAATAG